In the genome of Dunckerocampus dactyliophorus isolate RoL2022-P2 chromosome 6, RoL_Ddac_1.1, whole genome shotgun sequence, one region contains:
- the LOC129182852 gene encoding uncharacterized protein LOC129182852 isoform X3, translating to MFGSPTERETPDHSGKRVLLEDHHLLKVRVKALMRHRSDHPFESPSYNPVSDHMATTPPVTPSPPRTSVTPPDQEESVANRGFERFLSLLNKGVDLDLLNRIVNDDSEDLHLEDQPLNVQPCGVKGEIDMPIARENLECNDEMLRTERSTCQHSPSKRRSLSDDKNRKDRQERSRSKSPPTVENKKTAEVDERCEQLQNILNTLGLSLEVEEMSKLTDRTQERLYGRRDERRPVATSSSCETSRKSSSRSWSRSPSGRRSSNSRHSMDRHKEKSFSECSDSALSNFCDRDDAQVQTHFAGNNEDGMAFDGTPLVHSHQDGDTFPGYGLPQYSHFNAPFNGHMTSCWAHAQGATSSSVSFPSSSPYSLDTYHFHPTIVSVDSRLSYHHHHHSLEDVFLMNPDLSWREYQFGSSSVLPQFLHPVAKQPVMKPPLRIAKCAWKRRAKKKNIDKKQAEKEKWLRLLEEQGRDVSSLRAPKASTNIIEIKQTSEPPKAVEPSHGQKCPKVELSNEGKRQLTDEEIKANLRKKLEAFNQKNKSHTKPKS from the exons ATGTTCGGGTCGCCGACTGAGAGGGAGACTCCTGACCACAGCGGAAAGCGGGTGCTGCTGGAAGACCATCACCTCCTGAAGGTCAGAGTGAAAGCTCTAATGAGGCATCGAAGTGATCATCCCTTTGAATCTCCATCATACAACCCG GTGTCTGATCACATGGCCACCACACCACCTGTTACACCATCTCCTCCCCGTACAAGTGTTACTCCCCCAGACCAGGAGGAGAGCGTCGCCAACAGAGGCTTTGAGCGCTTCCTCAGCTTGCTCAACAAAGGAGTTGACCTTGACCTGCTCAATAGGATCGTCAACGATGACAGCGAAGATCTTCATTTAGAAGACCAACCCTTGAACGTTCAGCCCTGTGGTGTCAAGGGGGAGATAGACATGCCTATTGCCAGGGAGAACCTCGAATGCAACGATGAAATGTTGCGGACAGAGCGGTCCACTTGCCAGCACTCCCCAAGCAAGAGACGCTCATTGTCTGATGACAAGAACAGAAAAGACCGACAAGAGAGGAGTAGATCCAAATCTCCCCCGACTGTagagaacaaaaaaacagcagaggttgATGAGCGGTGTGAACAGCTCCAGAACATCCTAAACACTCTGGGCTTGAGCCTGGAAGTGGAAGAGATGAGTAAACTAACAGACCGGACTCAAGAGAGGCTGTATGGGAGAAGGGATGAGAGAAGGCCGGTAGCCACAAGTAGCTCCTGTGAAACTAGCAGGAAGTCATCTTCTCGAAGCTGGAGTCGCAGTCCCTCTGGCAGACGGAGCTCCAACAGCAGACACTCTATGGATCGTCACAAGGAAAAGTCATTCTCTGAGTGCAGCGACTCTGCTCTTTCTAATTTTTGCGACCGAGATGACGCACAAGTGCAGACACACTTTGCTGGCAACAACGAAGACGGGATGGCCTTCGATGGAACCCCTCTCGTGCATTCCCATCAGGATGGTGATACTTTTCCAGGTTACGGTCTGCCTCAGTATTCTCATTTTAATGCTCCTTTCAACGGGCATATGACTTCTTGCTGGGCACACGCTCAGGGTGCCACTTCCTCTTCCGTAAGTTTTCCTAGCAGTTCCCCTTACTCACTGGACACCTACCACTTCCACCCCACTATTGTTTCGGTAGACTCTAGACTaagctaccaccaccaccaccattccCTTGAAGATGTGTTCTTGATGAATCCAGACCTGTCTTGGCGGGAATATCAGTTTGGCTCAAGCTCTGTCCTGCCGCAGTTCCTGCACCCGGTTGCCAAGCAGCCCGTTATGAAGCCGCCGCTTAGAATTGCCAAGTGTGCATGGAAAAGGAGGGCAAAGAAGAAGAATATTGACAAAAAGCAAGCTGAGAAAGAGAAATGGCTCAGACTGTTAGAGGAGCAGGGCCGAGATGTGTCGTCTCTGCGGGCTCCAAAGGCAAGTACAAATATCATTGAGATAAAACAGACGAGCGAGCCTCCCAAGGCTGTGGAGCCTTCCCATGGACAGAAATGCCCCAAAGTCGAGCTGTCAAATGAGGGAAAACGCCAACTAACGGATGAGGAAATTAAGGCAAACCTGAGAAAAAAG TTGGAAGCGTTTAACCAGAAGAACAAGTCTCACACCAAGCCAAAATCCTGA
- the LOC129182852 gene encoding uncharacterized protein LOC129182852 isoform X1 yields the protein MDRPVWEDAAHFQQRNVNPVYQRDYTGMDAPLSFYSKDAHSGEPLENDDDAELARKRNMLRDIEERIFQKKAAIALMKTEDSEKELPSLECVSASLKDRVATILQQRHSPSFLSKCRMFGSPTERETPDHSGKRVLLEDHHLLKVRVKALMRHRSDHPFESPSYNPVSDHMATTPPVTPSPPRTSVTPPDQEESVANRGFERFLSLLNKGVDLDLLNRIVNDDSEDLHLEDQPLNVQPCGVKGEIDMPIARENLECNDEMLRTERSTCQHSPSKRRSLSDDKNRKDRQERSRSKSPPTVENKKTAEVDERCEQLQNILNTLGLSLEVEEMSKLTDRTQERLYGRRDERRPVATSSSCETSRKSSSRSWSRSPSGRRSSNSRHSMDRHKEKSFSECSDSALSNFCDRDDAQVQTHFAGNNEDGMAFDGTPLVHSHQDGDTFPGYGLPQYSHFNAPFNGHMTSCWAHAQGATSSSVSFPSSSPYSLDTYHFHPTIVSVDSRLSYHHHHHSLEDVFLMNPDLSWREYQFGSSSVLPQFLHPVAKQPVMKPPLRIAKCAWKRRAKKKNIDKKQAEKEKWLRLLEEQGRDVSSLRAPKASTNIIEIKQTSEPPKAVEPSHGQKCPKVELSNEGKRQLTDEEIKANLRKKLEAFNQKNKSHTKPKS from the exons ATGGATCGGCCTGTTTGGGAAGATGCTGCTCACTTCCAGCAGAGGAATGTGAATCCAGTTTACCAGAGAGATTACACTGGAATGGACGCTCCACTCAGTTTTTACAGCAAGGATGCACACTCTGGGGAACCTCtggaaaatgatgatgatgcagaGCTAGCCAGAAAAAGGAATATGCTTCGAGACATAGAAGAACGGATATTCCAAAAGAAAGCTGCCATTGCTCTGATGAAAACTGAAGATAGTGAGAAGGAACTACCATCACTAGAGTGTGTAAGTGCATCTCTGAAGGACAGGGTGGCTACAATTTTGCAACAGCGACATTCTCCCAGCTTTCTGTCAAAG TGCAGGATGTTCGGGTCGCCGACTGAGAGGGAGACTCCTGACCACAGCGGAAAGCGGGTGCTGCTGGAAGACCATCACCTCCTGAAGGTCAGAGTGAAAGCTCTAATGAGGCATCGAAGTGATCATCCCTTTGAATCTCCATCATACAACCCG GTGTCTGATCACATGGCCACCACACCACCTGTTACACCATCTCCTCCCCGTACAAGTGTTACTCCCCCAGACCAGGAGGAGAGCGTCGCCAACAGAGGCTTTGAGCGCTTCCTCAGCTTGCTCAACAAAGGAGTTGACCTTGACCTGCTCAATAGGATCGTCAACGATGACAGCGAAGATCTTCATTTAGAAGACCAACCCTTGAACGTTCAGCCCTGTGGTGTCAAGGGGGAGATAGACATGCCTATTGCCAGGGAGAACCTCGAATGCAACGATGAAATGTTGCGGACAGAGCGGTCCACTTGCCAGCACTCCCCAAGCAAGAGACGCTCATTGTCTGATGACAAGAACAGAAAAGACCGACAAGAGAGGAGTAGATCCAAATCTCCCCCGACTGTagagaacaaaaaaacagcagaggttgATGAGCGGTGTGAACAGCTCCAGAACATCCTAAACACTCTGGGCTTGAGCCTGGAAGTGGAAGAGATGAGTAAACTAACAGACCGGACTCAAGAGAGGCTGTATGGGAGAAGGGATGAGAGAAGGCCGGTAGCCACAAGTAGCTCCTGTGAAACTAGCAGGAAGTCATCTTCTCGAAGCTGGAGTCGCAGTCCCTCTGGCAGACGGAGCTCCAACAGCAGACACTCTATGGATCGTCACAAGGAAAAGTCATTCTCTGAGTGCAGCGACTCTGCTCTTTCTAATTTTTGCGACCGAGATGACGCACAAGTGCAGACACACTTTGCTGGCAACAACGAAGACGGGATGGCCTTCGATGGAACCCCTCTCGTGCATTCCCATCAGGATGGTGATACTTTTCCAGGTTACGGTCTGCCTCAGTATTCTCATTTTAATGCTCCTTTCAACGGGCATATGACTTCTTGCTGGGCACACGCTCAGGGTGCCACTTCCTCTTCCGTAAGTTTTCCTAGCAGTTCCCCTTACTCACTGGACACCTACCACTTCCACCCCACTATTGTTTCGGTAGACTCTAGACTaagctaccaccaccaccaccattccCTTGAAGATGTGTTCTTGATGAATCCAGACCTGTCTTGGCGGGAATATCAGTTTGGCTCAAGCTCTGTCCTGCCGCAGTTCCTGCACCCGGTTGCCAAGCAGCCCGTTATGAAGCCGCCGCTTAGAATTGCCAAGTGTGCATGGAAAAGGAGGGCAAAGAAGAAGAATATTGACAAAAAGCAAGCTGAGAAAGAGAAATGGCTCAGACTGTTAGAGGAGCAGGGCCGAGATGTGTCGTCTCTGCGGGCTCCAAAGGCAAGTACAAATATCATTGAGATAAAACAGACGAGCGAGCCTCCCAAGGCTGTGGAGCCTTCCCATGGACAGAAATGCCCCAAAGTCGAGCTGTCAAATGAGGGAAAACGCCAACTAACGGATGAGGAAATTAAGGCAAACCTGAGAAAAAAG TTGGAAGCGTTTAACCAGAAGAACAAGTCTCACACCAAGCCAAAATCCTGA
- the LOC129182852 gene encoding zinc finger protein 318-like isoform X2, which translates to MHSERPDYGGQRWHYGDRDARHRDDYNDRWQDHQTMPRYSSHTHGGTTYSGAERSSRSTNYSDSPPRLYTKESLDRERDRDMARKSPKRRPQSSPDWSERKRERFTDDSHTDNRYRPEPVGKKYRQSPVSFSHMHEPKDLKPRSPQEDIKYRKATQESRNWHRAEELTSRHQHPGDSTRRQDRHGHGRDRSHSPETKPRPQDDSSKRYAKSGGRQDGCLQTQARKLLDGSMKQSFERETKPCDDTSKEEKLTNGFQRFLDVLNKGVDVDMLSKIVTQDPAGGPAQPQSPASFQNVVEHPRFPDREQRAQLNVKSWREDFVRKKCYLPPFPQPRVRSCSPKRNSLSHDVLVQRHDGGQDCYNSRSPPVSERKALTHVEHKQMQDVLQAIGMDLGFEELGQMSHRIQERLYGKKDSDWSYQRQGSRQRVTKPAYSPRRHSRSSSSSSSSSRSSFNSSWRNHSLHRDSYSAQSDPKVDGTQVPVSICDEPRSSSRSSPDDHKYEIQERNSPNITASMPTRPAYPPVNYPAMLYPHLPPSIPNMVPGLLLPPRASLPLRPPLPPFTCRPPFQPYPCPPPYPFPLAPTRHLLPPHVNNNQPLHVNLPHFEFLPVNTPPKTKPASRPRCLQVIETKKS; encoded by the exons ATGCACTCAGAGAGGCCTGATTATGGTGGTCAAAGGTGGCACTATGGCGACAGAGACGCAAGACACCGGGACGACTACAACGACAGATGGCAAGACCATCAAACTATGCCGCGGTATTCCTCTCATACACATGGTGGTACTACATACAGTGGAGCGGAGCGGAGCAGTCGAAGTACAAACTACAGTGACTCACCGCCAAGGCTGTACACTAAAGAATCCctagacagagagagagacagggACATGGCTAGGAAGAGCCCCAAGAGGAGACCACAGTCTTCCCCTGACTGGAGTGAAAGGAAAAGGGAAAGGTTTACAGACGACAGCCACACTGACAACAGATACAGACCAGAACCAGTTGGGAAAAAGTACAGGCAGTCACCAGTAAGCTTTTCCCACATGCATGAACCGAAGGATTTGAAACCCAGATCGCCACAGGAGGATATCAAATACAGAAAGGCTACCCAAGAGTCCCGAAACTGGCATAGAGCCGAAGAATTGACTTCCAGGCACCAACATCCGGGTGATTCCACACGCAGACAAGATCGACATGGTCATGGGAGGGACCGCAGTCACTCACCCGAGACTAAACCACGTCCACAAGATGATTCTTCAAAG AGATACGCCAAATCTGGAGGAAGGCAAGACGGCTGTCTTCAGACTCAAGCAAGAAAGTTGCTGGATGGATCTATGAAACAG TCTTTTGAGCGTGAGACCAAGCCCTGCGATGATACATCCAAGGAGGAGAAGCTGACCAATGGTTTCCAACGTTTCCTTGATGTGCTCAATAAAGGCGTGGATGTGGACATGCTCAGCAAGATTGTGACACAGGACCCGGCAGGTGGCCCCGCCCAACCACAGTCCCCAGCATCTTTTCAGAATGTCGTCGAGCATCCGCGTTTTCCAGACCGAGAGCAGAGAGCACAGCTCAACGTGAAGAGCTGGAGAGAAGACtttgtaagaaaaaaatgctaCCTGCCACCTTTTCCACAGCCGCGTGTCAGGTCCTGCAGCCCAAAGAGAAACTCTCTGTCTCATGACGTCTTAGTGCAGCGGCATGATGGAGGACAAGACTGCTACAACAGTAGGTCGCCTCCCGTGTCGGAGAGAAAAGCGTTGACGCATGTTGAGCACAAGCAAATGCAGGACGTTTTGCAGGCCATTGGGATGGATTTGGGATTTGAGGAACTTGGGCAAATGTCGCACCGGATCCAAGAGCGCTTGTATGGGAAGAAGGATAGCGACTGGAGCTACCAGAGGCAAGGAAGCAGACAAAGGGTTACAAAACCAGCCTACTCTCCAAGGCGTCACAGCCGGTCttcgtcatcctcctcctcatcaagCAGATCTAGCTTTAACTCTTCATGGAGGAACCACTCTTTGCACAGGGACTCATACAGCGCTCAGAGTGATCCAAAGGTGGATGGAACCCAGGTCCCAGTCAGCATCTGTGATGAGCCCAGGAGCAGCTCGAGGTCTTCACCAGATGACCACAAATATGAAATCCAAGAAAGAAATTCCCCAAATATCACAGCCAGTATGCCAACAAGGCCAGCCTATCCTCCAGTGAATTACCCCGCAATGCTGTACCCACACCTACCCCCCAGCATTCCCAATATGGTGCCGGGGCTTCTTTTGCCCCCCCGAGCCTCTTTGCCTTTACGACCTCCCCTGCCCCCTTTTACATGTCGACCTCCTTTCCAGCCTTACCCTTGTCCCCCACCTTACCCTTTCCCCTTGGCTCCGACGAGGCACCTTCTCCCCCCACATGTGAATAACAATCAGCCACTGCATGTAAACCTCCCACATTTTGAATTTCTGCCTGTAAACACTCCACCCAAGACGAAACCCGCGTCAAGGCCTCGTTGTTTGCAAGtaattgaaacaaaaaagtcatga
- the scrn2 gene encoding secernin-2 isoform X1, which translates to MAGDPMSCDCFVSLPPGSRDDHVIFGKNSDRPRDEVQEVVHYPAASHPAGTTLECTYIQIPQAAQTHAVILSKPAWIWGAEMGANDQGVCIGNEAVWTREDVTPGEALLGMDLVRLGLERGDSAWAALTVIAGLLEQHGQGGPCREDPEPFSYHNTFLLVDRNEAWVLETAGRLWVAQKISEGVKNISNQLTIGTEISAEHPELRSVAQTQGWWDGEVEFNFSQVFSPEKPPARMELAKQRYKGGTQLLEQHDGTMTAEVMMAILRDKPSGICMDSGGFCTTGSMVSIMPRDPSLPCIHFFTATPDPSRSIFKPYIFSDDYTPVLRVVSPQFGPDDPVRKQPRFQGRVDRRHDLYKAHQEALNTMKTNPDKGFAVYEVLRDLESQCLSEISDMLNGDIPADELGNLFFDCVDAEIKFYQ; encoded by the exons ATGGCAGGAGATCCCATGTCATGTGACTGCTTTGTTTCCTTGCCCCCCGGCTCCCGTGACGACCACGTCATTTTTGGCAAGAACTCCGACCGTCCCCGGGATGAGGTGCAGGAGGTGGTCCACTACCCTGCAGCGTCTCACCCCGCGGGCACCACACTGGAG TGTACATACATCCAGATCCCTCAGGCGGCGCAGACCCACGCCGTCATTCTCAGTAAACCAGCATGGATATGGGGGGCTGAAATGGGAGCCAACGACCAGGGAGTGTGTATTGGGAACGAGGCGGTCTGGACCAGGGAGGACGTTACCCCCGGAGAGGCTTTGCTGGGCATGGACCTCGTGAG GCTGGGTCTGGAGCGCGGTGACAGCGCCTGGGCGGCGCTCACCGTCATCGCTGGCTTGCTCGAGCAGCACGGCCAAGGGGGTCCATGTAGGGAGGATCCAGAACCCTTCAGCTACCACAACACCTTCCTTCTGGTGGACCGGAATGAGGCCTGGGTTCTGGAAACTGCAGGCAGGCTGTGGGTCGCACAGAAAATCTCGG AAGGAGTGAAGAACATTTCCAACCAGTTGACCATCGGCACTGAGATCTCAGCGGAGCATCCGGAGCTGCGGAGCGTGGCCCAGACTCAGGGCTGGTGGGACGGTGAAGTCGAGTTTAACTTCTCTCAAGTGTTCAGCCCTGAAAAGCCGCCCGCCAGGATGGAGCTGGCCAAGCAGCGCTACAAGGGGGGCACACAGCTCCTAGAGCAACATGATG GTACCATGACGGCAGAGGTGATGATGGCGATCCTGAGGGACAAGCCCAGTGGCATCTGCATGGACTCTGGAGGTTTCTGCACCACAGGCAGCATGGTGTCGATCATGCCCCGAGATCCCAGCCTGCCCTGCATTCATTTCTTCACTGCTACCCCAGACCCGTCCAG GTCTATATTCAAGCCTTACATCTTCTCTGACGATTACACCCCAGTGCTCAGGGTGGTCTCCCCGCAATTTGGCCCTGACGATCCTGTGAGGAAGCAGCCACGTTTTCAGGGCCGGGTGGACCGCAGACATGACCTGTACAAGGCCCACCAGGAGGCACTAAACACCATGAAGACCAACCCG GACAAGGGCTTTGCTGTCTACGAGGTTTTGAGGGACCTGGAGTCACAGTGTCTGAGCGAGATCTCAGACATGTTGAACGGAGACATCCCAGCCGATGAATTGGGAAACTTGTTTTTCGATTGTGTGGACGCAGAGATCAAGTTCTACCAATGA
- the scrn2 gene encoding secernin-2 isoform X2: MAGDPMSCDCFVSLPPGSRDDHVIFGKNSDRPRDEVQEVVHYPAASHPAGTTLECTYIQIPQAAQTHAVILSKPAWIWGAEMGANDQGVCIGNEAVWTREDVTPGEALLGMDLVRLGLERGDSAWAALTVIAGLLEQHGQGGPCREDPEPFSYHNTFLLVDRNEAWVLETAGRLWVAQKISGVKNISNQLTIGTEISAEHPELRSVAQTQGWWDGEVEFNFSQVFSPEKPPARMELAKQRYKGGTQLLEQHDGTMTAEVMMAILRDKPSGICMDSGGFCTTGSMVSIMPRDPSLPCIHFFTATPDPSRSIFKPYIFSDDYTPVLRVVSPQFGPDDPVRKQPRFQGRVDRRHDLYKAHQEALNTMKTNPDKGFAVYEVLRDLESQCLSEISDMLNGDIPADELGNLFFDCVDAEIKFYQ; the protein is encoded by the exons ATGGCAGGAGATCCCATGTCATGTGACTGCTTTGTTTCCTTGCCCCCCGGCTCCCGTGACGACCACGTCATTTTTGGCAAGAACTCCGACCGTCCCCGGGATGAGGTGCAGGAGGTGGTCCACTACCCTGCAGCGTCTCACCCCGCGGGCACCACACTGGAG TGTACATACATCCAGATCCCTCAGGCGGCGCAGACCCACGCCGTCATTCTCAGTAAACCAGCATGGATATGGGGGGCTGAAATGGGAGCCAACGACCAGGGAGTGTGTATTGGGAACGAGGCGGTCTGGACCAGGGAGGACGTTACCCCCGGAGAGGCTTTGCTGGGCATGGACCTCGTGAG GCTGGGTCTGGAGCGCGGTGACAGCGCCTGGGCGGCGCTCACCGTCATCGCTGGCTTGCTCGAGCAGCACGGCCAAGGGGGTCCATGTAGGGAGGATCCAGAACCCTTCAGCTACCACAACACCTTCCTTCTGGTGGACCGGAATGAGGCCTGGGTTCTGGAAACTGCAGGCAGGCTGTGGGTCGCACAGAAAATCTCGG GAGTGAAGAACATTTCCAACCAGTTGACCATCGGCACTGAGATCTCAGCGGAGCATCCGGAGCTGCGGAGCGTGGCCCAGACTCAGGGCTGGTGGGACGGTGAAGTCGAGTTTAACTTCTCTCAAGTGTTCAGCCCTGAAAAGCCGCCCGCCAGGATGGAGCTGGCCAAGCAGCGCTACAAGGGGGGCACACAGCTCCTAGAGCAACATGATG GTACCATGACGGCAGAGGTGATGATGGCGATCCTGAGGGACAAGCCCAGTGGCATCTGCATGGACTCTGGAGGTTTCTGCACCACAGGCAGCATGGTGTCGATCATGCCCCGAGATCCCAGCCTGCCCTGCATTCATTTCTTCACTGCTACCCCAGACCCGTCCAG GTCTATATTCAAGCCTTACATCTTCTCTGACGATTACACCCCAGTGCTCAGGGTGGTCTCCCCGCAATTTGGCCCTGACGATCCTGTGAGGAAGCAGCCACGTTTTCAGGGCCGGGTGGACCGCAGACATGACCTGTACAAGGCCCACCAGGAGGCACTAAACACCATGAAGACCAACCCG GACAAGGGCTTTGCTGTCTACGAGGTTTTGAGGGACCTGGAGTCACAGTGTCTGAGCGAGATCTCAGACATGTTGAACGGAGACATCCCAGCCGATGAATTGGGAAACTTGTTTTTCGATTGTGTGGACGCAGAGATCAAGTTCTACCAATGA